In the genome of Plasmodium gaboni strain SY75 chromosome 2, whole genome shotgun sequence, the window CTGTTTTTCTATTGCTAAGAAATTTTCAACATCATATTGTGTAACAAACGTTATAGATTTGCCTGTTCTTCCAGCTCTTGCTGTTCTTCCAACTCTATGAATATATTCTTTACACGAGCAGATATCAAAATTGATAACAATTTTAATATCTTGTAGATCTAGACCTCTAGCTCCTACTTGTGTtgatattaaaatattatatttattaacTTTAAATGAATTAAGGCTACTTAATCTTTGATTTTGTGTTAATTTTCCATGTAGACATATGGATTTGAGTCCTAGATTTCTACAAAAgaaatttaatttttgaGCAGTTGCACATGTATTTgtgaatataataatatttcttgTTTGGAAATGAAAACATAAACTACAAAgatatgtatatttatatttaagTGGAAGAAAGATATATGTTTCTATTAATGTGGAGACAGTactatatttatttgaaaCTTCTATTTTCACTGGATTTTTAAGACATgctttttttaatttagAGACATTTTTTGTCATAGTTGcagaaaataaaaatgtaatacGATTGGTTGGTAATATAagtaataatttatttatagaCGATTCAAAATCttgtgataataatttatcaGCTTCATCAAAAActaaatattttaaattctTTAAGTTAAAACCTTTAgtattatttaaatgatcTAATATTCTACCAGGAGTACTAACAATAACATTAGGTTTTTTAGCTAGATTTAATGACTGTGTAACAATATCTACACCACCATATATAGTgcaaatatttattaatatattcatacCTAGTGCTTGAAAATTTTGAGAAATCTGTATACATAATTCTCTTGTTGGAGATATAACTAATGCATAAAAACTTTgtttattatcttttaaatcTTGTAATATGggtataataaaacatgCAGTTTTTCCACTTCCTGTTTCACTTAATCCtataatatcttttttaaGAAATGCATGAGGTAATATTTCTCTTTGTATTTCTGTTGGCTTTTGCCATCCTAATTCTTTTATACTTTCTAATATTTCTTCGCATATATTTAGATCTTCaaatgtaatatttttttttttctcacTTACAACAAGATGGTTAACTTCACTTTTTTTTACGTTATCATTATGGTGTTCACTTATATTATCATGACTAAgattaatattattttcatcattattattgatACTATAATCACTatcatttgtattatttgtattatttgtattatttgtattatctttattttgttttaattttttatttttatttttatttatttttttttttaattttaacTGTTCCTTCTTCTTAACCTTATGTTCATACTCTTCatccatttttttaatttcctcattattaaaaactctataattcttatttaattttttatcaaaGTTTTCGAGTATGTTGGCCGtgttataatttttgtatttCATCACCAATgacatttaatatataaaaatatgttgtatatatgttgtatatatatatatatatatatatatatatatatatattatttcgTTTTAGTCTTAATAAATagttataaaataaaatatatcatatatatattatatatattatatagtattgtatatattttaaaacatttcagattaagtaaaaaatataatacattttacaacgttattattatatttattgttttattcttttttattaattttatttttatttttatttttatatttattttattttattttttttttttgaagtgcgttatataatataaaaaatatatttttctatacAGTTTGTAgaatttaaataaatgatttttatttttatattttgccttttaaattttcttatgatgataataaaatatgtacttatttatttcttgcgccattaataatattgatatatattatattatatatatatattaatatgtatgtatattattatatatatgtaataatacatacaaaaataataaaatatgaataatattatatacttataagatgtataattatttataatatatacattaatatttttctttttctttttcttttctttttctttttattttttcttctatttatttttttttgctgataaaaaaatagtgaaatataaatgttttaGTAACTccaaatatatatggagaacatttaattatattgaACAAAAGTATTAGagtgttttttttttttttttgttttttgtttttaaataaagTGACATAAATAAGgattatataatataatataataaaggatgaaatatatataaagataaaatatatatatatatatatatatgtatagcagcattttttttatgatttaatataattataaaatattatatacaaggttttattataatagcatattatataaatagctacctatatattttaatatatatatatttatatttatataaatcttataattttgtttttttttttttctttttatttcgagttgaattttatttgtatatatattttttttataaaaaaatgaaaagtGAAGTTACTATAGAAGAAAATCGAGATAATCCTGAGGATGGACCCTTAGGGTTATTATCAGAATGTGTTAAAGATAATGCTCAGGTTCTTATTAATTGTCGtaataatagaaaaatattaggAAGGGTAAGACTAAAAagattatttaaaaattataaaatatataaatatatatatatatatatatatattttataattttaatttaaattttgtgttatttattcttttatagGTTAAAGCTTTCGATAGACATtgtaatttattattaaccGAAGTACGTGAAATATGGGTTGAAGTTgtaaaagataaaaaaaaaaaaaaaaaaattaataagGATAGATATATCagtatattatttttaagaGGAGATTCAgttattttaattttaagAAATCCTAAATAATTTTCGACATTGGACAAGTtacaacatatatatataatatatatatatatatatgttatatttttacattttatcatataatataattaattaatttttttttttttcttttttataaaaaatatatttaaagattactcatatatatacacataataCAAATGTGATACCTGAATATGACttgttaatataataatatgtttattttatttttattatttttttttaatgttaatatatacaacCAAAAATAATGTcaattttaattatataacaaatatattatatatatgtgttttttttattttacatatatttttttttttttttaaaaactggtaaacatatttttacaaatcttccataagaaaaaaaaaaaaaaaaaataaaatgaaataaaaataaaatgaaataaaaataaaacgaaataaaaataaaatgaaatcATAATGTATtgtgtatttatatacatatacaatatatatttcttaattCCTTTGTGAtgattttttataaaacaCAAAAAGTATTGAACAGTtctattaatattacatatatatatataatatatatatatatatatataatatttaatacttttttaaaatgaataattatatagaaattttttgaaatttttttatatatgtatatataaaatatataaaaacttaactatcatatatatatatatatatatataatataacaaagagtatattacattaatataaataaatatttaaat includes:
- a CDS encoding putative DEAD/DEAH box ATP-dependent RNA helicase → MKYKNYNTANILENFDKKLNKNYRVFNNEEIKKMDEEYEHKVKKKEQLKLKKKINKNKNKKLKQNKDNTNNTNNTNNTNDSDYSINNNDENNINLSHDNISEHHNDNVKKSEVNHLVVSEKKKNITFEDLNICEEILESIKELGWQKPTEIQREILPHAFLKKDIIGLSETGSGKTACFIIPILQDLKDNKQSFYALVISPTRELCIQISQNFQALGMNILINICTIYGGVDIVTQSLNLAKKPNVIVSTPGRILDHLNNTKGFNLKNLKYLVFDEADKLLSQDFESSINKLLLILPTNRITFLFSATMTKNVSKLKKACLKNPVKIEVSNKYSTVSTLIETYIFLPLKYKYTYLCSLCFHFQTRNIIIFTNTCATAQKLNFFCRNLGLKSICLHGKLTQNQRLSSLNSFKVNKYNILISTQVGARGLDLQDIKIVINFDICSCKEYIHRVGRTARAGRTGKSITFVTQYDVENFLAIEKQLNKKINKFNDLDENDVLLYHEQTIEALRLSEIEMKENQELYKKNKFKKKK
- a CDS encoding putative small nuclear ribonucleoprotein Sm D2, encoding MKSEVTIEENRDNPEDGPLGLLSECVKDNAQVLINCRNNRKILGRVKAFDRHCNLLLTEVREIWVEVVKDKKKKKKINKDRYISILFLRGDSVILILRNPK